Proteins found in one Macaca nemestrina isolate mMacNem1 chromosome 4, mMacNem.hap1, whole genome shotgun sequence genomic segment:
- the LOC105475682 gene encoding mitochondrial import receptor subunit TOM7 homolog, producing the protein MVKLSKEAKQRLQQLFKGGQFAIRWGFIPLVIYLGFKRGADPGMPEPTVLSLLWG; encoded by the exons ATGGTGAAGCTGAGCAAGGAGGCCAAGCAGAGACTGCAGCAGCTCTTCAAGGGGGGCCAGTTTGCCATCCGCTGGGGCTTTATCCCTCTTGTGATTTACCTGG GATTTAAGAGGGGTGCAGATCCTGGAATGCCTGAGCCAACTGTTTTGAG CCTACTTTGGGGATAA